The genomic window CTCCACGGCGGCCAGCTCCGGGCGGCCAGCTTTTTCGTACTGGGCGATGGAGTCGCGACGCTGCTTGGTCATCTTGTCCAGCAGGGCCAGGATGCGGGCGTCGTCCAGCTCGATACGCTCGTCCACCTCGATGCGTTTGATCTCCGCATTGATCAGGCGCAGCGTTGCCAGGCGCTCCTTGTCGCGGGCCTTCATGGCATCCTTGGTGGCTTGGGTGAGAGTTTCCTTGAGAGTGCTCATGACGGTATATCCGGCTATTAGGGTTGTTTTTCGGGTGACCGCAAGCATAGCGCGCCGACTCGCTGGCGCGGAAGTGCGCTGCCAATGTCTTGCCGGCCCAACGCAAAAACGGCGCGCGAGTCGGGCTCGCACGCCGTTTTTC from Microbulbifer aggregans includes these protein-coding regions:
- a CDS encoding GatB/YqeY domain-containing protein, with product MSTLKETLTQATKDAMKARDKERLATLRLINAEIKRIEVDERIELDDARILALLDKMTKQRRDSIAQYEKAGRPELAAVEQAEIDVIQEFLPEQLSEDEISEIVAEAVRDTGAAGMADMGKVMAQVKPQVQGRADMGAVSKLVKAQLG